The Wolbachia endosymbiont of Oedothorax gibbosus region CTTTGGAAGCCACCAGAGTATATGAAACCTTTAAGATGGTAGAAAACTGCTATAGAGATGATGAGTATCATGGTTTTTTCAGTCTAGATAGAATTTCTTACTTAGGAGACTCTTTGTTTATTGGATTTCTGAAAAAGGTCAAAAATAAATATTTGCTAGTGGTTGAATGTGATAGTGATGAAGCAAAAGAATTCCTTAAGAAATTGTTCTCCGCTTTAGAAGATAATCATAACATTAAAGTCATTTTAGCAACAGAAAAAGGTAGCGATTTAAGCAAGTTTATCAGCGAATATGTGGTGAATAATGCGTCAAAATGCCGAGAGGAAAATAGCGAAGTTAAGTGGAATGATCTAACTCCTGATTCTCAGAGAAAACTTTTAGATAAGACAGTTGTTTTTCAAGGGAAGGAAGTTCCTTTAAACACAGTAGTAAATGGTAATGATGCTTTAATCGATCCAGAAACAATTGTTGAACTTTTTCAAAATAAAAAAATTGAAATAGGAAAACCACTTCCTAGCTTAGGTGAAACAGAAGGTTATTATATTGATCGTAAACTCGTTAAAAAAGTAAAAGTAAAAAAAGAAGTCTTGAAGGATGATAGTCTAACTGACTTATTTGCAATTAGCAATATCAATAAAGAGGAACTCTCAAGAATAGTAGGTGAGGAAAAAGTACGTAATTTTAGCGAAGAAGACCCTGATAGAAGTAGTCCTATTAGATTTATAACGTTGAGTGAAAATGCTGGAGAAAATTTTAAAAATTTGTGTGATGGATACTCAGGTCATACTATCCACTTACTTGAGAGAAAAAACAATGGAGATTTAATTTGGAGAAAATCTCATGGGAAAACTTTGTCCGGACTTCGCAGATATATAGAAAACTATGAAAGTGATTTACCAGATGATGCCTATTCAAGGAATAATACTTCTATAAAAATGGTTAATGTTAATGATATTAGTAATTTCGATGAGAGATTAATTGTCGTTGCCGCAGAGCCAGGAATGGGCAAAACAACAGCATTAACTCGTTTAGGAGCTCAAAGAGCAGATGACTCTAAATGGCTTATACGAATAAATCTAGTGGAGTATAAAGATAAACTGGAACAAGAGGGTTTTAGTGATGTTGTTAAATTCTTACATGAAAATAACATCGTATCTAATACACTAGCGAAGAAGTTATTGGAATCACGTCTGAATAATAGTGGCAACATAGTCTTTTTATTAGATGGTTTTGATGAAATTACTTCTAAAGGCCAAACGAACGTTGTAAATTTAATCAAGAAATTGCAAGAAACTAAAGTTGAGAAAGTACTAATATCTACAAGGCTACATCTTAGAAATGAGCTAGAGTATACACAGTCAGAGTGTGTTATACAGCTAATAAACTCTAGCAAAAAGCAACAAGAGGCATTTTTGCGTGGTATCTCTGATACAGAAATAAGACGAGTAAAACAAGGTCTTTATTTGCCTTCTTTTGAGGGACGTAGAGTTAAAATTAATGGTAAATGTGTGGCAATTACACATGGCTTATCCCAAGCTTTATTTTTACAGAGTGGCAAATCTTTTTTAAGTAATTTAGAAACTTCGGCTGAAATTTATGAGCGTATAGCACAAGGTAAACAGATATCTGAGAGAGAAGAAAGAGAAGTTTTTGCTTTTAGTAAATTACTTAACAATTTTGAAGAACAACGAGATTCTGCTACAAATAGCCTACCTTCAAGCTTAATTCATACGAAGGGCTACAAAACACTTAGTGATTTATCAAATTATATAGCCGGAATTAAAGGTGATTTTGCTATTCATTTAGTAACAAGTAATCATGTTGTTGCTATTTATAGAACTGGTAATAATTATGCCTATTTTGATAGCAATACAGCGTTTATTTCTGGGTTAAAAAGAGTTGATCAGCTTATGGAAGTTTTAAATAAAGCAGTAAAGTTTGCTGGCTATAAAGTAGAAGAAAAAGGCTTCCTTGTTGAACACTTTGACGTTGATAAAGCTAATAGCCAATTATCTAATGAAGATAAGAAAGTTTTAGCAAAAGAAATAAAAACAGAGCGTCAACTTCTAGCAGAGCAGGAT contains the following coding sequences:
- a CDS encoding NACHT domain-containing protein, translated to MRVGITSYLSAPNLINACKPQVGEVYRIHTILSEEEKNQMQASLIQYVRLAHKREKFKEVFDPETGKVSEDEEGKLRIEKVRDWPLLIAEDEVDKTLIRDKIELGAKTLAECLFPGLVVMAAKFAYSVYKNKQWYDELNQELSSFFTSANEYNSYHLDEESTRIQVGENYHRVIRYETKKLDKNYKNERSLNAFTRLERQFLETYKLLDNHQKELPDEFKFKNLFSSLGQNQELKRKTMEMLGDCTIKNGVIYSKNLQEFIPYIKRMLHFFPEMKSEVEKAQQSLPIHILSTFYQSASSSYVKSIKDSLEFENDNLRLDAFFKSNELKILHIVQSNTSLEATRVYETFKMVENCYRDDEYHGFFSLDRISYLGDSLFIGFLKKVKNKYLLVVECDSDEAKEFLKKLFSALEDNHNIKVILATEKGSDLSKFISEYVVNNASKCREENSEVKWNDLTPDSQRKLLDKTVVFQGKEVPLNTVVNGNDALIDPETIVELFQNKKIEIGKPLPSLGETEGYYIDRKLVKKVKVKKEVLKDDSLTDLFAISNINKEELSRIVGEEKVRNFSEEDPDRSSPIRFITLSENAGENFKNLCDGYSGHTIHLLERKNNGDLIWRKSHGKTLSGLRRYIENYESDLPDDAYSRNNTSIKMVNVNDISNFDERLIVVAAEPGMGKTTALTRLGAQRADDSKWLIRINLVEYKDKLEQEGFSDVVKFLHENNIVSNTLAKKLLESRLNNSGNIVFLLDGFDEITSKGQTNVVNLIKKLQETKVEKVLISTRLHLRNELEYTQSECVIQLINSSKKQQEAFLRGISDTEIRRVKQGLYLPSFEGRRVKINGKCVAITHGLSQALFLQSGKSFLSNLETSAEIYERIAQGKQISEREEREVFAFSKLLNNFEEQRDSATNSLPSSLIHTKGYKTLSDLSNYIAGIKGDFAIHLVTSNHVVAIYRTGNNYAYFDSNTAFISGLKRVDQLMEVLNKAVKFAGYKVEEKGFLVEHFDVDKANSQLSNEDKKVLAKEIKTERQLLAEQDEKFGPIKSMVNRVQLYDFGTKIHVEGSVPLLINADMNLSSKKFQDHLDKKEVSITARGYLDHLKGSKNAGEVIQATKLIPFIGSKREIEEAEQIRNPKRSLLEQLVKGTIKYPFSRVV